The Salvelinus sp. IW2-2015 linkage group LG31, ASM291031v2, whole genome shotgun sequence genome window below encodes:
- the phactr4a gene encoding LOW QUALITY PROTEIN: phosphatase and actin regulator 4A (The sequence of the model RefSeq protein was modified relative to this genomic sequence to represent the inferred CDS: deleted 2 bases in 1 codon) yields MGQNASNAETVSQQHQQQPAQHNTDDEVDLQQSTTGSEGGNSSGGTPPSKRKGKFSSFGNMFKPWKWRKKKSSETFLETSIVLERKISVRRPRQELIDRGVLKELPENEGNDVNHXKGLVVKNGLPVPMDVDRVSESGIKVSRGEAGPGLNPTWLPRGEDPQRGSVPSDDPRSRSRVPSDASRSNRAPLDVDSHARLSVIDLERRSRVPSDMSERRGGSLLRGPAPEEGRQRKEDKEDKREERREGXEDKREERRDGREERRDGKEDKREERRDGKEDKREERRDGKEGQRRREDGKETRRERRDGKRTERGEERWERDKRERRERWKEDKREERRDGKEDKREERRDGKEERRDGKEERRGPRDEREERERKDRWEREESDNREKRDWREERERRDRDDREKREEGEKEDKERRGEKDDRREGKERRDDREKRDDRRDDRERKDDRYKIIVREKPDERGEERDRKRSPPRAAKPETLLRPIEECRPVVRLHSEMELRQSLQKTSEDLRSRVRPASEAYRGSTLPRYMPSEETKGGETRGRAESTGVRFAPGHTPDPDSTRDSSRREPPPTKQAMLPPKSHPTITTSTEPVRTSTPPSSSTSPAVAVAKPARTVSLVISDDPPPTHSNPVPLVRSSQVPPSSTTGESATPPPVPPHAKQPPVPPPKPTNRNSNPALLVSTLNSXSRVHGPLSPHYCTSWRRQGELGLYLSLPTYLHSRRAEQACSAELSQAGSGIIVVPAPTRRSPPTPPKRMTPVTKRLSDDPSPEAEASFPSSSAPVPVPIPTVSVPPSTDRDGTRDTLRAVGFQLPTSDPAPRPLPHIPMSTPSSHPYLPLPNPVSVPLPIHQKDPPSPTTEPPSHPPASVPAIPLHILIQRALCSPSPAQAKPDGSQRAHSMLFESPPEFLTEAGGRRSLPVTIEPLRLPEDDDFDMEEELEKLHPRRMLPPRQPELEPRSRRGLVVDPRVSVIPEGRGPGDSSEEDEETDSDGPILYRDDDEDEDDDPPSALASRVTRKDTLALKLERQQEREEQEGGEGQDGVGLQSREQWEALKNKIGTTLNRRLSQRPTAEELEQRNILPARNEADIRAERSEIKRRLTRKLSQRPTIAELQARKILRFHEYVECTTTQDYDRRADKPWTKLTPSDKAAIRKELNEFKSSEMEVHEESRIYTRFHRP; encoded by the exons atGATGAGGTGGACTTGCAGCAGAGTACGACAGGGAGTGAGGGGGGGAACTCATCAGGCGGAACCCCTCCCTCCAAACGCAAGGGCAAGTTCTCCAGCTTCGGGAATATGTTCAAGCCCTGGaagtggaggaagaagaagagcagTGAGACGTTTCTGGAAACCTCAATAG TGTTGGAGAGGAAGATCTCAGTAAGGAGACCTCGTCAGGAGCTGATCGACAGAGGAGTGCTGAAAGAACTCCCAGAGAATG AGGGCAACGATGTGAACCATTMCAAAGGTTTGGTGGTGAAGAATGGCCTGCCAGTACCTATGGATGTTGACCGGGTCTCAGAGTCAGGGATCAAGGTGTCCCGGGGGGAGGCAGGCCCAGGGCTTAACCCCACCTGGCTACCCCGGGGAGAGGACCCACAGCGGGGCAGCGTCCCTTCAGACGACCCCCGGAGCAGGAGCCGGGTGCCCTCTGACGCCTCACGCTCCAACCGAGCCCCACTGGACGTAGACTCACACGCCAGGCTATCGGTCATAGATCTGGAGAGACGGAGTAGAGTGCCGTCTGAcatgtcagagaggagaggagggtcacTACTGAGAGGACCTGCTCCAGAGGAGGGGAGGCAACGGAAAGAGGAtaaagaggacaagagagaggagaggagagaagggaaWgaggacaagagagaggagaggagagacgggagagaggagaggagagacgggaaagaggacaagagagaggagaggagagatgggaaagaggacaagagagaggagaggagagatgggaaagaaggacag agaaggagagaagacgggaaagagacaagaagagagaggagagatggaaagagaacagagagaggagaggagagatgggaaagagacaagagagagaggagagagagatggaaagaggacaagagagaggagaggagagatgggaaggaggacaagagagaggagaggagagatgggaaggaggagaggagagatgggaaggaggagaggagaggtcctcgtgatgagagggaggagagagaaagaaaggatcggtgggagagggaagagagcgacaacagggaaaagagagactggagagaggagagggaaaggagggacaGAGATgatcgagagaagagagaagagggggagaaggaggacaaggagaggagaggagaaaaagatgacagaagagagggaaaagagagaagagatgatcgTGAGAAAAGAGACGACAGGAGAGATGACCGGGAAAGAAAAGATGACCGGTACAAGATAATCGTTCGTGAAAAGCCAGAcgaaaggggggaggagagggataggaAGAGGAGTCCTCCTAGGGCTGCTAAACCAGAGACCCTCTTGAGACCTATAGAAGAGTGTCGTCCTGTGGTCAGACTTCACTCTGAGATGGAGCTAAGGCAGAGTCTCCAGAAGACCTCAGAGGACCTCCGTAGCAGGGTCCGCCCTGCCTCTGAGGCTTACCGCGGGAGCACCCTGCCCAGGTACATGCCATCTGAGGAGACCAAAGGAGGGGAGACCCGCGGACGAGCAG AGTCCACTGGTGTCCGCTTCGCCCCTGGCCACACCCCAGATCCTGACTCCACCCGTGACTCCTCCCGTAGAGAGCCGCCTCCTACTAAACAGGCCATGCTCCCTCCTAAGAGCCACCCCACTATCACCACCTCCACGGAGCCTGTCCGGACCTccaccccaccctcctcctctacctcccctgcTGTAGCGGTGGCCAAGCCCGCCAGGACTGTCTCCCTGGTCATCAGTGATGACCCTCCTCCCacccactccaaccctgttcccctTGTACGGTCCAGCCAGGtacccccctcctccaccacggGGGAATCGGCCACTCCTCCACCCGTACCCCCCCATGCCAAGCAGCCACCTGTACCCCCACCCAAACCCACCAACCGCAACAGCAACCCTGCTCTGCTTG TGTCCACATTGAACAGTGSCTCCAGGGTCCACGGTCCCCTTTCTCCTCACTACTGTACTAGCTGGAGAAGGCAGGGGGAGCTGGGCCTGTACCTTTCCCTGCCCACCTACCTCCACAGCCGACGGGCTGAACAAGCCTGCTCAG CGGAGCTCTCTCAGGCTGGCAGTGGTATCATTGTTGTTCCTGCCCCCACCAGGCGCTCTCCACCCACTCCGCCCAAGAGGATGACCCCCGTCACCAAGCGCCTCTCCGACGACCCGTCCCCTGAGGCAGAGGCCTCCTTCCCCTCTAGTTCTGCCCCTGTTCCAGTCCCCATACCTACTGTCTCTGTACCCCCCAGCACAGACCGAGACGGCACCAGGGACACCCTCAGAGCAGTAGGGTTCCAACTACCCACCTCTGACCCTGCACCACGACCTCTGCCCCATATACCCATGTCCACTCCTAGCTCCCACCCCTACCTACCTCTCCCCAACCCTGTCTCCGTCCCCCTCCCTATCCATCAGAAGGATCCTCCCAGCCCCACCACAGAGCCACCCAGCCACCCCCCAGCCTCAGTCCCAGCCATCCCCCTTCACATCCTGATCCAGCGGGCCCTGTGCTCCCCCAGCCCGGCTCAGGCTAAACCAGATGGGTCCCAGAGAGCCCACTCCATGCTGTTTGAGTCCCCCCCAGAGTTCCTCACTGAGGCTGGAGGCCGACGCTCCCTACCCGTCACCATAGAACCCCTCAGACT acctgagGATGATGACTTtgacatggaggaggagttggagaAGCTTCATCCCAGACGGATGCTGCCCCCCAGGCAGCCTGAGCTGGAGCCCAGGAGCAGGAGGGGTCTGGTGGTCGATCCCAGGGTCAGTGTAATCCCAGAGGGCCGGGGGCCCGGAGACAGcagtgaggaggatgaggagacagACTCTGACGGACCCATCCTCTACAGAGATGACGATGAAGACGAGGACGACGATCCACCAA GTGCCTTGGCCAGCCGTGTGACAAGGAAGGACACCCTGGCTCTGAAGctggagagacagcaggagagagaggagcaggagggaggagaaggacaaGACGGAGTCGGCTTGCAGAGCAGGGAGCAGTGGGAGGCACTCAAGAACAAGATCGGTACCACRCTCAACAG GAGGTTGAGTCAGAGACCCACAGCAGAGGAGTTGGAGCAGAGAAACATCCTTCCAG CCAGGAACGAAGCTGATATCAGGGCAGAGCGGAGCGAGATCAAACGCAGACTCACCAGAAAG CTGTCCCAGAGGCCCACCATAGCAGAGCTTCAGGCCAGGAAGATCCTGCGTTTCCATGAGTACGTAGAGTGTACCACGACTCAAGACTACGACCGCCGTGCAGACAAACCTTGGACCAAGCTCACTCCCTCCGACAAG GCTGCCATCCGCAAGGAACTGAACGAGTTCAAGAGCTCTGAGATGGAGGTTCACGAAGAGAGCAGGATCTATACCAG ATTCCATCGGCCTTAG